From a region of the Buchnera aphidicola (Aphis fabae) genome:
- the minC gene encoding septum site-determining protein MinC: MQKTSIEIKGSNFTLLVLYLKSNNIDLINKSLYKKIQEYPQFFKNAPIILNVSHLSLNQTNWRKIQEVVISHSFFIVGVTGCKDKYLKKIIIDSGLPVLLEGKTTENTENNINKNISFFYKKHNFENTINTRITKKTEKTHIINTPVRSGQKIYAKYSDLIVTNNVSAGAELVADGNIHIYGSVRGRVLAGANGDITSNIFCTTLFAELLSISGEYWLSDQIPLKFIGKSAQIYLSNKVLTINSLS, from the coding sequence ATGCAAAAAACGTCTATTGAAATAAAAGGTAGTAATTTCACATTATTAGTATTATACCTAAAGAGTAATAATATAGATTTAATTAATAAGTCATTATATAAAAAAATTCAAGAATATCCTCAATTTTTTAAAAATGCACCTATTATTCTTAATGTATCACATTTATCATTAAATCAAACAAATTGGAGAAAAATACAAGAAGTTGTTATTTCACACAGTTTTTTTATTGTAGGTGTAACTGGTTGTAAAGACAAATATCTTAAAAAAATTATTATTGATTCAGGTTTACCTGTTTTATTAGAAGGAAAAACAACAGAAAATACAGAAAATAATATCAATAAAAACATTAGTTTTTTTTATAAAAAACATAATTTTGAAAATACAATTAATACAAGAATAACAAAAAAGACAGAAAAAACACATATTATAAACACACCTGTTCGTTCAGGTCAAAAAATATATGCTAAATATTCTGATTTAATAGTCACAAATAATGTGAGTGCTGGAGCTGAATTAGTTGCTGATGGAAATATTCATATTTATGGATCAGTACGAGGTAGAGTACTTGCAGGCGCTAATGGAGATATTACAAGCAATATATTTTGTACAACATTATTTGCTGAATTATTATCAATATCTGGTGAATACTGGTTATCAGATCAAATACCATTAAAATTTATTGGAAAATCAGCTCAAATTTATTTAAGTAATAAAGTTTTAACTATAAATTCTCTTAGTTAA
- the rsmC gene encoding 16S rRNA (guanine(1207)-N(2))-methyltransferase RsmC translates to MLFSQNSQIILRHQNIFKNKKIFFSGNIQDELPKYLSSIKTGLHLSINDNVYINKTQNINKPNIYYNLLVSEKVVKNYNTLIYYWPKSKSEAKFQLYNLLSCFSIGTEIFIVGNNSSGVKSSIKILEKWTKLKKLDSAKHSILFSGILKYKTKFILKNFFKTHIWKDLYIKCLPGVFGYKKIDLGSQMLACTFSKNIHGEILDIGCGSGFLSAYLLKKSPNSFVTMIDNKESAILSSQETLVSNQLKAQVLSSNLYSNISNKFDLIISNPPFHDDLKVNFNIINNIIIDAVKYLKYRGELRFVVNSCFNYDFILKKNFKKFSIINKTSLYKVYQALLN, encoded by the coding sequence TTGTTATTTTCTCAAAATAGTCAAATTATTTTACGTCATCAAAATATTTTTAAAAATAAAAAAATTTTTTTTTCAGGCAATATACAAGATGAGTTACCAAAATATTTATCTAGTATAAAAACAGGTCTACACCTTAGTATAAATGATAATGTTTACATAAATAAAACACAAAATATTAATAAACCTAATATATATTATAATTTACTTGTATCAGAAAAAGTTGTAAAAAATTATAATACACTTATTTACTATTGGCCTAAAAGTAAATCAGAAGCAAAATTTCAATTATATAACCTATTATCTTGTTTTTCTATTGGAACTGAAATTTTTATTGTAGGAAATAACTCAAGCGGTGTAAAAAGTTCAATAAAAATATTAGAAAAATGGACAAAACTAAAAAAATTAGACAGTGCAAAACATTCTATTTTATTTTCAGGTATTCTTAAATATAAAACAAAATTCATATTAAAAAATTTTTTTAAAACACATATTTGGAAAGATTTATATATAAAATGTTTACCAGGAGTTTTTGGTTATAAAAAAATAGATTTAGGCAGTCAAATGCTTGCTTGTACTTTTTCTAAAAATATTCATGGTGAAATATTAGATATAGGATGTGGATCCGGATTCTTATCAGCGTATTTATTAAAAAAATCACCAAATTCTTTTGTAACTATGATAGATAATAAAGAATCTGCAATATTATCAAGCCAAGAAACTCTTGTTTCTAATCAACTAAAAGCACAAGTTCTATCTAGTAATCTTTACTCTAATATATCTAATAAATTTGATTTAATTATATCAAATCCACCATTCCATGATGATTTAAAAGTAAATTTTAATATAATTAACAATATTATAATTGATGCTGTAAAATACTTAAAATACAGAGGTGAGCTAAGATTTGTTGTGAATAGCTGTTTTAATTATGATTTTATTTTAAAGAAAAATTTTAAAAAATTTAGTATTATTAATAAAACGAGTCTATACAAAGTGTATCAAGCTTTATTAAATTAA
- a CDS encoding OmpA family protein, translated as MKKRALAILVLLVSLVSSVQSKSNDGWYLGAKVGWSNFNLLKYKEVQSLSNDKNTNAPVFGLFLGYDFNPYFGLEIENDTTGVSPHLMFQKSKDIMQANNVQISTKLSYPISDDFRLYTRLGGMMFWENLTSKSDLKTIVSKHSLLFPSLSLGAEYIFNDEFITRFDYTWKSSVEKLMNLSKPTLGDAVISFAWKFGKSNINDIFTSYTPETSPNKQYIALNDNINFPFNSTELRPISYDKLKKIDNEINNIKSKNIYITLSGHTDRIGNKEYNQRLSEDRAYSIKNYFTAHGISENQINIQGMGNQYPLTDQVCKGIKSRPLLISCLAPDRRVEIEVAANQ; from the coding sequence ATGAAAAAAAGAGCTCTTGCTATTCTAGTTTTATTAGTAAGCTTAGTTAGTAGTGTACAATCAAAAAGTAATGATGGATGGTATTTAGGTGCTAAAGTTGGATGGTCTAATTTTAATCTTTTAAAATATAAAGAAGTTCAATCTTTAAGTAATGATAAAAATACAAATGCTCCTGTTTTTGGATTATTTTTAGGATATGACTTTAATCCATATTTTGGTTTAGAAATAGAAAATGATACAACTGGAGTATCTCCTCATTTAATGTTCCAAAAATCTAAAGACATTATGCAAGCTAATAATGTTCAAATTTCAACAAAATTATCATATCCTATTTCAGATGATTTCCGACTATATACGCGATTAGGAGGGATGATGTTTTGGGAAAATCTAACATCTAAATCAGATTTAAAAACTATTGTAAGTAAGCATAGTTTGTTATTTCCTAGTTTATCTTTAGGTGCAGAATATATTTTTAATGATGAATTTATTACTCGCTTTGATTATACATGGAAAAGTAGTGTGGAAAAACTTATGAATTTATCAAAACCTACTTTAGGAGATGCAGTTATTTCTTTTGCATGGAAATTTGGAAAATCTAATATTAATGATATATTTACATCATATACACCAGAAACATCTCCTAACAAACAATATATTGCACTGAATGATAATATTAATTTTCCTTTTAATAGTACAGAATTAAGACCTATATCTTATGATAAATTAAAAAAAATTGACAATGAAATAAATAATATTAAATCAAAAAATATTTATATTACACTTTCAGGTCATACAGATAGAATAGGTAACAAAGAATATAATCAAAGATTATCTGAAGATCGTGCGTATAGTATTAAAAATTATTTTACTGCTCATGGAATATCTGAAAATCAAATAAATATTCAAGGAATGGGAAATCAGTACCCTTTAACTGATCAAGTATGTAAAGGTATAAAGAGTAGACCTTTATTAATTAGTTGTTTAGCGCCTGATCGTCGCGTAGAAATTGAGGTTGCTGCTAATCAATAA
- the murJ gene encoding murein biosynthesis integral membrane protein MurJ: MNLLKSLFSLSFMTLISRILGFFRDLIIAHIFGVSIYTDAFFVAFKIPNLLRRLFFEGAFSQSFIPILIYYKSNKKIKYTKDFIASLSGLIIVLLSIIIILGITFSDDLIKFSAPGFTQSLQKFKISCTLLEIMFPYVLLVSLSSLYSSILNSWNYFSIPAFAPCILNITIIIFSIFFNSFFKPSILILAWSVIVGGVIQLVYQLPYLSQINMLIFPKFNFKDIGLLKVLKKIGPSLIGSSANQISLIFNTIFSSLLSSGSISWMYYADRLIEFPIGILGVSLSTILFTSLSKSYSKNKLKEYKQLLNWGCRIALILSLPASIVLFILAKPLIVILFQYGKFTDFDVLMTQKALELYSFGLVSFVLVKILSSAFYASQEIHIPTRISLFTLLITQILNPCLIFYFQHAGLALSFSISGWINCFLLYWKLYQKRLIYFNFNELMFIFRLLIAIFSMTFVLIFMLYFIPLYGINSFVTKIIRLFTILFITGIIYLISLYFLGISFLNNLNK, translated from the coding sequence ATGAATCTTTTAAAATCTTTATTTTCTCTTAGTTTTATGACATTGATATCACGTATATTAGGTTTTTTTAGAGATCTCATAATTGCTCACATTTTTGGTGTTTCTATTTATACTGATGCTTTTTTTGTAGCTTTTAAGATTCCAAATTTATTACGTCGATTATTTTTTGAAGGTGCTTTTTCACAATCTTTTATTCCTATTTTAATATATTATAAATCAAATAAAAAAATAAAATATACAAAAGATTTTATTGCATCTTTATCAGGTTTAATTATTGTTTTGTTATCTATTATAATAATATTAGGAATAACATTTTCTGATGATTTAATTAAATTTAGTGCGCCAGGTTTTACTCAATCACTTCAAAAATTTAAAATATCTTGTACTTTATTAGAAATTATGTTTCCTTATGTTTTATTAGTTTCTTTGTCTTCTTTATATTCTTCTATTTTAAATAGTTGGAATTATTTTTCTATTCCTGCATTTGCACCATGTATTTTAAATATTACGATTATTATTTTTTCTATTTTTTTTAATAGTTTTTTTAAACCTTCAATTCTAATATTAGCTTGGTCTGTTATTGTGGGAGGAGTTATTCAATTAGTATATCAACTTCCATATTTGTCACAAATAAATATGCTAATATTTCCAAAATTTAATTTTAAAGATATTGGTCTTTTAAAAGTATTAAAAAAAATAGGTCCATCTCTTATTGGGTCGTCTGCAAATCAAATTTCTTTAATTTTTAATACTATTTTTAGTTCATTATTAAGTTCAGGTTCTATATCTTGGATGTATTATGCTGATAGATTAATTGAATTTCCAATAGGTATACTAGGTGTTTCTTTAAGTACAATTTTATTTACATCTTTATCAAAAAGTTATTCAAAAAATAAATTAAAAGAGTATAAGCAATTACTTAATTGGGGCTGTCGTATTGCTTTAATTTTGTCTTTACCTGCTTCTATTGTATTATTTATTCTTGCGAAACCATTGATTGTTATTTTATTTCAATATGGAAAATTTACAGATTTTGATGTGTTGATGACACAAAAGGCATTAGAATTATATTCTTTTGGTTTAGTTTCTTTTGTTTTAGTTAAAATTTTATCTTCAGCTTTTTATGCATCCCAAGAAATACATATTCCAACACGAATTTCGCTTTTTACTTTATTGATAACACAAATATTAAATCCATGTTTAATTTTCTATTTCCAACATGCAGGTTTAGCTTTATCTTTTAGCATATCTGGATGGATAAATTGTTTCTTATTATATTGGAAACTATATCAAAAAAGACTGATTTATTTTAATTTTAATGAATTAATGTTTATTTTCCGTTTATTAATTGCAATATTTTCTATGACATTTGTCTTAATTTTTATGTTATATTTTATACCTCTATATGGTATTAATTCTTTTGTTACTAAAATAATACGTTTATTTACAATCTTATTCATTACTGGAATAATTTATTTAATTAGTTTATATTTTTTAGGAATATCTTTTTTAAATAATTTGAATAAATAA
- the pyrC gene encoding dihydroorotase — MSSLNKIKIIKPDDWHLHLRDEKILKKVLKYTQLFYKRAIIMPNLKKPIINCKRAIAYKRRIIDASELTTTFEPLMTCYLTKETSLQELQYGFSKKIFIGAKLYPNQSTTNSKTGITKISEIFHILEIMQKIKMPLLIHGEENNFNIDIYDREAKFIEKTLIPLRKIFPELKIILEHITTKEAVDYIEENNSSYLAGTITPHHLMLNRNNMFINGIQPNLYCLPILKRNIHQNALRTAISNGSTRFFLGSDSAPHLHKNKINLIGCAGIFNAPSSLLCYITIFEQMKALKHFESFCSKNGPNFYNIPINKESITLIKKPYKILKKVSVGKDFITPFLSGETMNWSIL; from the coding sequence ATGTCCTCTTTAAACAAAATAAAAATAATTAAACCTGATGATTGGCATCTTCATCTCAGAGATGAAAAAATTTTAAAAAAAGTTTTAAAATATACTCAATTATTTTATAAACGTGCAATAATCATGCCTAATCTTAAAAAACCTATTATTAATTGTAAGAGAGCTATTGCTTATAAGCGTAGAATTATAGATGCATCTGAATTAACTACTACATTTGAACCATTAATGACTTGTTATTTAACAAAAGAAACTTCTTTACAAGAACTACAATACGGTTTTTCTAAAAAAATATTCATAGGAGCTAAATTATATCCTAATCAATCTACAACAAACTCAAAAACAGGTATAACTAAAATTAGTGAAATTTTTCATATATTAGAAATTATGCAAAAAATTAAAATGCCATTACTAATTCATGGAGAAGAAAATAATTTTAATATTGATATTTATGACCGAGAAGCTAAATTTATTGAAAAAACACTAATCCCATTACGTAAAATATTTCCAGAACTAAAAATAATATTAGAACATATTACTACTAAAGAAGCTGTTGATTATATTGAAGAAAATAATTCATCATATTTAGCAGGAACTATTACACCTCATCATTTAATGCTAAATAGAAACAATATGTTTATCAATGGAATTCAACCGAATTTGTATTGTTTACCTATTTTAAAAAGAAATATACATCAAAATGCTCTAAGAACAGCCATATCTAATGGAAGCACAAGATTTTTTTTAGGAAGTGATAGCGCACCACATCTTCATAAAAATAAAATTAATTTAATTGGATGTGCAGGAATATTCAATGCTCCATCATCTTTATTATGTTATATTACTATTTTTGAACAAATGAAAGCATTAAAACATTTTGAATCTTTTTGCTCAAAAAATGGACCAAATTTTTATAATATACCAATAAATAAAGAAAGTATTACATTAATAAAAAAACCTTATAAAATTTTAAAAAAAGTTAGTGTTGGAAAAGATTTTATTACACCCTTTTTATCCGGTGAAACAATGAATTGGTCGATTCTTTAA
- the flgN gene encoding flagellar export chaperone FlgN — protein sequence MKKLIDIFQKIDNILLLLDETMHEEYKNLLNPHTDMKKLFAIIEKKQNLLHKLTDAKKIRISLEQSYNIFPPYLKFNKLNHYSNQIINKCILLNKINLKNKKLTKNKFYLNQNFLNVYKSYNNSIYNIHGNLDN from the coding sequence ATGAAAAAATTAATCGATATTTTTCAAAAAATAGATAACATTCTTCTTTTATTAGATGAAACAATGCATGAAGAGTATAAAAATTTATTAAATCCTCATACTGATATGAAAAAATTATTTGCTATTATTGAAAAAAAACAGAATTTGTTACATAAATTAACTGATGCAAAAAAAATACGCATATCGCTTGAACAAAGTTATAATATTTTTCCTCCTTATTTAAAATTTAATAAATTAAATCATTATTCAAATCAAATAATTAATAAATGTATACTTTTGAACAAAATAAACCTTAAAAACAAAAAATTAACAAAAAACAAATTTTATTTAAATCAAAATTTTTTAAATGTTTATAAATCTTATAATAACTCGATTTATAATATTCATGGAAATTTAGATAATTAA
- the flgA gene encoding flagellar basal body P-ring formation chaperone FlgA produces MKLVKFFFVLLFFLSFKINADDLINHLNEFFKQEYSLNINNFKIIVHTPFEKKQICKKPYFLLANNFYNFGLFDVLYVCNQKHQLLKVELQVTGEYIIANKKILRGTKISESDLKVKIGRLDKLPNGTYINKKDVINRVNLRDILPFQPITSFMTRVFWTVISNQEVTVKIKGKNFEIITFGKALDNAGIKEKVRVKVRNGKIITGVINKNREVIVVL; encoded by the coding sequence ATGAAATTAGTAAAATTTTTTTTTGTTTTATTATTTTTTTTATCTTTTAAAATTAATGCTGATGATTTGATAAATCATTTAAATGAATTTTTTAAGCAAGAGTATTCTCTTAATATAAATAATTTTAAAATAATAGTACATACTCCATTTGAAAAAAAACAAATTTGCAAAAAACCATACTTTTTATTAGCTAATAATTTTTATAATTTTGGTTTATTTGATGTTTTATATGTTTGTAATCAGAAACATCAATTGTTAAAAGTAGAATTACAAGTCACAGGAGAATATATTATAGCAAATAAAAAAATTCTTCGGGGCACAAAAATAAGTGAATCTGATTTAAAAGTTAAAATAGGACGTTTAGATAAATTACCTAATGGAACTTATATAAATAAAAAAGATGTTATCAATAGGGTAAATTTACGTGATATTCTACCTTTCCAACCCATTACCTCTTTTATGACACGTGTATTTTGGACTGTTATATCAAATCAAGAAGTTACTGTGAAAATTAAAGGAAAGAATTTTGAAATTATTACTTTTGGTAAAGCATTAGATAATGCTGGTATTAAGGAAAAAGTACGTGTAAAAGTTAGAAATGGAAAGATTATTACTGGAGTAATTAATAAAAATAGAGAAGTAATAGTTGTTTTATAA
- the flgB gene encoding flagellar basal body rod protein FlgB, with amino-acid sequence MFEKINKMFNLNENLLNLYAKREEILSSNIANSETPNYKAMDINFKDAFKKILKQNNSNSFKITLQRTSENHLTPKLQKNNISLFSIEPIKTKNIKIDGNTVDMNRERIEFIKNTLKYEENLIFIKNEIKNIIHVLKG; translated from the coding sequence ATGTTTGAAAAAATAAATAAAATGTTTAATTTAAATGAAAATTTATTAAATTTGTATGCTAAAAGAGAAGAAATTTTATCATCTAATATAGCTAATTCTGAAACACCTAACTATAAAGCAATGGATATTAACTTTAAAGATGCTTTTAAAAAAATATTAAAACAAAATAATTCTAATTCTTTTAAAATTACCTTACAACGAACTTCAGAGAATCATTTAACACCAAAATTACAAAAAAATAATATTTCTTTATTTTCCATCGAACCCATAAAAACTAAAAACATTAAGATTGATGGAAATACAGTAGACATGAATCGAGAACGAATTGAATTTATCAAAAATACTTTAAAATATGAAGAAAATTTAATATTTATAAAAAATGAGATTAAAAATATAATACATGTACTAAAAGGATAA
- the flgC gene encoding flagellar basal body rod protein FlgC, producing the protein MSLFNILNIAGSAMTAQSEKINIIATNLANSESIIYKNGKYYPYIAKRVIFESSNSNKTGVGGVKIAAIVNDKNPIQMIYDPNNPLSNTKGYVLKSNTNPITETIDHISASRAYQANIEVLKTVKNMILKTLSIGE; encoded by the coding sequence ATGTCTTTATTTAATATACTTAACATTGCAGGTTCGGCAATGACTGCACAATCAGAAAAAATAAATATTATTGCTACAAATTTAGCAAATTCAGAAAGTATAATATACAAAAATGGCAAATATTATCCATATATTGCAAAAAGAGTTATTTTTGAATCATCTAATTCGAATAAAACAGGAGTGGGAGGAGTAAAAATAGCAGCAATCGTTAATGATAAAAATCCAATACAAATGATATATGATCCTAATAATCCGTTGTCTAATACAAAAGGATATGTTTTAAAGTCTAATACTAATCCAATTACAGAAACAATAGATCATATTTCTGCTTCAAGAGCGTATCAAGCTAATATAGAAGTCTTAAAAACTGTAAAAAATATGATATTAAAAACATTATCTATCGGAGAATAA
- a CDS encoding flagellar hook assembly protein FlgD, which produces MSNININSSINNNIIDKSTNDLNHASNPLDLQNNFLSLLIAQIKNQDPTDPIKNTELTSQLAQINTATGIERLNNTVGNFSDKINQNQNIQISSLIGHRVMIPSSQIVHTKDINTEFGIDLISYATSVEIKILDGKGKVLHVKKINNTEPGVYSFIWDGLDLDKKTVPTGKYNVSVVAKNKDKDIPIQILCEALVHSIITSSRDPIIDLGVMGTTTLSKIRKIFK; this is translated from the coding sequence ATGAGTAATATTAATATTAATTCTTCTATAAATAATAATATAATTGATAAAAGTACTAATGATTTAAATCATGCTTCTAATCCATTAGATTTACAAAATAATTTTTTAAGCTTATTAATTGCTCAAATTAAAAATCAAGATCCTACTGATCCCATTAAAAATACTGAACTAACATCGCAATTAGCACAAATTAATACAGCAACTGGAATTGAAAGATTAAATAATACTGTAGGAAACTTTTCTGATAAAATAAATCAAAATCAAAACATTCAAATATCTTCTTTAATTGGTCATCGCGTGATGATACCTAGTTCACAAATTGTACATACTAAAGATATCAATACAGAATTTGGAATAGATTTGATTAGTTATGCAACATCAGTTGAAATCAAAATATTAGATGGAAAGGGGAAAGTTTTACATGTAAAAAAAATCAACAATACAGAACCTGGAGTATACAGCTTTATATGGGATGGTTTAGATTTAGATAAAAAAACTGTTCCTACTGGAAAATACAATGTCAGTGTAGTAGCTAAAAATAAAGATAAAGATATTCCAATTCAAATTTTATGTGAAGCATTAGTACACAGTATTATTACTTCTTCTAGAGATCCTATAATAGATCTAGGTGTAATGGGAACGACAACATTATCAAAAATTCGTAAAATTTTTAAATAA
- a CDS encoding flagellar hook protein FlgE — translation MSTMEAISGLMANSNNIDVVSNNIANASTVGFKSSTLSFFDIVSNSFYSNRLIGSGVGVSNMRQNFSNGILVQTGRDLDLGIVQDGFFRVLNSKGYVYYTRNGQFLLDKDKNIVNMEGMYLTGQNQFDLHNDLNNISKLEPINLKKSEILKSKQTNVIKLNADLIENANSTNSITGSDDDISNLETNDITIYDKNGKPQTISISITKGDNEWILKIHSNDINHSNDEKIDHTIHLKFDSEGKLISDSTIPIKSKIFKNLTLNMECTLRKSEHDNHTIQLSQNGYPEGNLKSFEILNNGEIIGQYTNQKIEKIGQIFLSKFVNPEKLKPESGNVWSATQEAGNENVGIAGDKGFGIMISKTLESSNVDLNKELINMIVAQRNYQSSAQAFKTEDKIINTLINLR, via the coding sequence ATGTCAACTATGGAAGCGATTAGTGGATTAATGGCAAATAGTAATAACATAGATGTTGTATCTAATAATATAGCAAATGCTTCTACTGTTGGATTTAAATCTAGTACTCTTTCTTTTTTTGATATAGTATCTAATTCATTTTACTCTAACAGATTAATCGGATCTGGTGTTGGCGTTTCTAACATGAGACAAAATTTTAGCAATGGAATATTAGTTCAAACAGGAAGAGATTTAGACTTAGGTATTGTGCAAGATGGTTTTTTTAGAGTATTAAATTCTAAAGGTTACGTATATTATACGAGAAATGGGCAATTTTTATTAGATAAAGATAAAAATATTGTCAATATGGAAGGAATGTATTTAACTGGTCAAAATCAATTTGATTTACACAACGATCTAAATAATATATCTAAATTAGAACCTATTAATTTAAAAAAATCTGAAATTCTTAAATCAAAACAAACAAATGTAATTAAATTAAATGCAGATTTAATTGAAAATGCTAATTCTACTAATAGTATAACAGGTTCTGATGACGATATATCAAATTTAGAAACAAATGATATTACTATTTATGATAAAAATGGAAAACCTCAAACTATAAGCATTTCTATTACAAAAGGAGATAATGAATGGATTTTAAAAATTCACTCAAATGATATAAATCATTCAAATGACGAAAAAATTGATCATACTATTCATTTAAAATTTGATTCTGAAGGTAAATTAATTTCTGATTCAACTATACCAATTAAATCAAAAATTTTTAAAAATCTTACTTTAAATATGGAATGTACACTTAGAAAATCAGAACATGATAATCATACAATACAACTTTCTCAAAATGGGTATCCAGAAGGTAATTTAAAATCTTTTGAAATTTTAAATAATGGTGAAATTATTGGGCAATATACAAATCAAAAAATAGAAAAAATTGGACAAATATTTTTATCAAAATTTGTTAACCCAGAAAAATTAAAACCTGAAAGTGGAAATGTTTGGTCTGCAACTCAAGAAGCTGGAAATGAAAACGTTGGAATAGCAGGAGATAAAGGATTTGGAATTATGATTTCAAAAACTTTAGAATCATCTAATGTTGATTTAAATAAAGAATTAATTAATATGATTGTAGCACAACGTAATTATCAATCTAGTGCACAAGCTTTTAAAACAGAAGATAAAATAATTAATACATTAATTAATTTAAGATAA
- the flgF gene encoding flagellar basal-body rod protein FlgF — protein MENTIYQSMQAAIRLLENQNIIANNLANVSTNGFKETFNLIIKNENVNNLYKTQTQKYYNFSEGILTNTQRKLDLIIKENGWLVIKDMNGKEAYTKNGHLQINAQGQLTIQNYKVVINQGDIKIPNNINIKILSDGTIKKIEEKEDKIFEKTIGSLKLVRFPKNNLIQKDNGLFYLKNHTLNQNLKVPHDDTVRVQSEVLEASNVNPTKNMVDMISNARAFDMNMKMISMYDQNTERANQLFNVNN, from the coding sequence ATGGAAAATACAATTTATCAATCAATGCAAGCAGCTATTCGATTATTAGAAAATCAAAATATTATTGCAAACAATTTAGCTAATGTATCTACTAATGGTTTTAAAGAAACATTTAATTTGATAATAAAAAATGAAAATGTAAATAATTTATATAAAACGCAAACACAAAAATATTATAATTTTTCAGAAGGTATACTCACTAACACACAAAGAAAATTAGATCTAATTATTAAAGAAAATGGCTGGTTAGTAATAAAAGATATGAATGGAAAAGAAGCATATACAAAAAATGGACATTTACAAATAAATGCACAAGGACAACTTACCATTCAAAACTACAAAGTAGTTATAAATCAAGGCGATATAAAAATACCAAATAATATAAATATAAAAATTTTATCTGATGGTACAATTAAAAAAATCGAAGAAAAAGAAGATAAAATTTTTGAAAAAACAATAGGATCATTAAAATTAGTACGTTTTCCAAAAAACAATCTTATTCAAAAAGATAATGGACTGTTTTATTTAAAAAATCATACATTAAATCAAAATTTAAAAGTACCACACGATGACACTGTACGTGTACAATCAGAAGTATTAGAAGCAAGTAATGTTAATCCGACTAAAAACATGGTTGATATGATATCAAATGCTAGAGCGTTTGATATGAATATGAAAATGATATCAATGTACGATCAAAATACAGAACGAGCAAATCAATTATTTAATGTTAATAATTAA